One window of the Trueperaceae bacterium genome contains the following:
- a CDS encoding citrate synthase family protein, which yields MNDDSLSADEAAELLGVSKATLYSYVSRGMLHSRAVSPRSRARVYHKGELLAFKHRTSFRKDPDRAATEVIEFGTPILTTAISQITETEHSYRGISSRELSRNFCFEQVAQFLWTGDRQGDQLPPPREQWLGDIDLTLVDRLDESMTPIERMQTILPVLEHRNLRAYGTTAALLTPSAIELMLYLVYLSTGRTYHGSVSSTLASAWEADRKRLETLLIVVADHELNIATFTARCAASAGATLYQSLMAGLASLQGYRHLFGQVSEAKAFFNEVIATGDPETVIRRYLRRSGNIPGVHNPYRRLYAGPDPRVLTLMDNLSGTKHYPLLQETSRLIELASHEHPRVDFALAVSEPILGLPQDAIHGLVAIGRTAGIIAHVMEQYTSDRVIRPRARYVGATE from the coding sequence ATGAACGACGACAGCCTGAGCGCAGACGAGGCGGCCGAGCTCCTCGGTGTCAGCAAGGCCACGCTCTACTCGTACGTCAGCCGCGGCATGCTGCACTCCAGAGCGGTCTCGCCACGCAGCCGCGCGCGCGTGTACCACAAGGGGGAGTTGTTGGCGTTCAAGCATAGGACCAGCTTTCGCAAAGACCCCGATCGGGCCGCGACCGAGGTCATCGAGTTCGGCACGCCGATCCTGACCACGGCGATATCCCAGATCACCGAGACGGAGCATTCGTACCGGGGGATCAGCTCACGCGAGCTGTCGCGCAACTTCTGCTTCGAGCAGGTCGCTCAGTTCCTGTGGACAGGCGACCGGCAAGGCGACCAGCTGCCCCCACCCCGGGAGCAGTGGCTGGGAGACATCGACCTCACGCTCGTCGATCGGTTGGACGAGAGCATGACACCGATCGAGCGCATGCAGACCATCCTCCCCGTCCTCGAGCACCGGAACCTACGGGCCTACGGTACGACGGCAGCACTGTTGACACCGAGTGCCATCGAGTTGATGCTCTACCTCGTCTATCTGAGCACTGGGCGCACGTACCACGGTAGCGTCAGCTCGACCCTCGCTAGCGCATGGGAAGCCGATCGGAAACGACTGGAGACCCTGCTGATCGTGGTCGCCGACCATGAACTGAACATCGCCACGTTCACCGCGCGCTGTGCCGCCAGCGCGGGCGCGACCCTCTATCAATCGTTGATGGCCGGTCTGGCTTCCTTACAGGGGTACCGCCACCTCTTCGGCCAGGTGTCGGAGGCCAAGGCCTTCTTCAACGAGGTGATAGCCACGGGTGACCCGGAGACCGTGATCCGGCGCTACCTGCGCCGCAGCGGCAACATCCCCGGCGTACACAACCCGTACCGCCGCCTTTACGCCGGGCCAGATCCGCGGGTGCTGACGCTGATGGACAACCTCTCCGGGACGAAGCACTACCCTCTTCTCCAGGAAACGTCCAGGCTGATAGAGCTAGCCTCGCACGAGCACCCGCGCGTGGACTTCGCGCTAGCGGTGTCGGAGCCGATACTAGGTCTACCCCAAGACGCGATCCACGGGTTGGTCGCGATAGGTCGAACCGCCGGCATCATCGCGCATGTGATGGAGCAGTACACGTCTGACCGGGTGATACGGCCGAGGGCCAGGTACGTCGGAGCGACGGAGTAG
- a CDS encoding ABC transporter permease, protein MGLVIFSVIVLVSVFAPFIATHPPQQIVPAERLQAPSRSHLLGTDNLGRDVFSRVVYGGRTSLSIAAVVVVITGVIGTALGLISGFYRRIDGVLMRFMDGLMAIPTLLLAIALIGVLGPNSVNLVIALSVVYVPRVARIARATTLQVRGLSYVEAARALGGLDRRLVFRHIAPNALGSINVQLTFVFAYAVLSEAALSFLGVGAPPEVPTWGNILSEGRAYMILSPWIAFYPGVAIMLTVLGLNLMGDGLRDLLDPRLVRGTGGGGG, encoded by the coding sequence ATGGGGCTGGTCATCTTCTCTGTGATCGTGCTTGTCTCGGTCTTCGCACCCTTCATCGCTACACATCCACCGCAGCAGATCGTGCCGGCCGAGAGGCTGCAGGCTCCCTCCAGAAGCCATCTGCTAGGCACCGACAACCTAGGCAGGGACGTCTTCAGCCGCGTCGTGTACGGGGGGCGCACGTCGTTGTCCATAGCCGCCGTCGTAGTGGTGATCACCGGTGTTATCGGCACGGCGCTGGGCCTCATCTCGGGTTTCTATCGGCGCATCGACGGCGTCCTGATGCGGTTCATGGATGGCCTGATGGCGATCCCAACGCTGCTCCTGGCGATCGCCCTCATCGGCGTGCTCGGCCCCAACTCGGTCAACCTCGTCATCGCGCTCAGCGTCGTGTACGTCCCACGGGTCGCCCGCATCGCCAGAGCCACGACCTTGCAGGTCCGAGGTCTCAGCTACGTCGAGGCGGCCCGTGCCTTGGGCGGCCTCGACCGCCGCCTCGTGTTTCGCCACATCGCCCCGAACGCACTGGGTTCGATCAACGTGCAGCTGACGTTCGTCTTCGCGTACGCGGTCTTATCCGAGGCCGCGTTGAGCTTCCTGGGAGTGGGCGCGCCACCGGAGGTCCCGACGTGGGGCAACATCCTCAGCGAGGGCCGGGCTTACATGATCCTGTCCCCATGGATCGCGTTCTACCCCGGCGTGGCGATCATGCTCACCGTGCTGGGCCTGAACCTGATGGGAGACGGCTTGCGTGACCTCCTCGACCCGCGACTGGTCCGCGGCACGGGAGGAGGTGGGGGCTGA
- a CDS encoding ABC transporter substrate-binding protein has product MKAASSPPTLRTTASGLPGRAVLFRLRLLIAVCALACTWALAQPPQRLIDYAAAVGVHPEDPRIPNVGTPRFGGVFTYAHNETLASLDAHKSAAATTVTLNIHFAEGLFALDATGTSRPDLVDSYTVSDDGTVYTFSLRQGVPFHNGEILGAADVVASLQRWFGGTLGSQAARYISELNVVDQYTVEMVLTEPYPFIIYQLTVPQTSGAYIYPRSQIEAVGDGTIDTPIATGPYYVADVREGDYVRLVRFDDYVGRVEPPSGFAGGRVAYLDEIIIQTVPDAIVRMAGVETGQFDKAHNATNDMYSLYANRPDIRPRIAMGSFATAQFNKRQGPMTDQRLRLAFNYAIDVRQIVAAAGPPEFTEANSSLAPRDDPWYTPVGEEVYLGYDPEYARALLAEAGYNGEPIRWLVDPSVASYYTSAQVAVPMLEAVGFNIQLVPMDAATLRTMRNDETAYEVYAQGLGWRADPAALTNLSDSNPGWWVTEEKTRILEAMRLEQDFDKRYALWEELHAHMYDYMPAVKFETFGSLSLERAAYSGAFQAWAYVDFINTWLND; this is encoded by the coding sequence ATGAAAGCAGCATCTAGCCCACCCACACTACGCACGACGGCCAGCGGGTTGCCGGGCCGGGCCGTCCTCTTCCGCCTCAGGCTCCTGATCGCGGTCTGCGCGCTGGCCTGTACTTGGGCTCTCGCGCAGCCGCCGCAGCGACTCATCGACTACGCCGCTGCCGTCGGCGTTCATCCGGAAGACCCACGCATCCCGAACGTCGGAACGCCGCGCTTCGGCGGGGTCTTCACCTACGCGCATAATGAGACCTTGGCGTCGCTCGACGCTCACAAGAGCGCGGCGGCTACCACCGTGACGCTGAACATCCATTTCGCCGAGGGCCTGTTCGCGCTCGACGCCACCGGGACCAGCCGACCCGATCTGGTGGACAGCTACACCGTCAGCGATGACGGCACCGTCTACACCTTCTCCTTGCGTCAGGGGGTTCCGTTCCACAACGGTGAGATCCTCGGTGCCGCCGACGTGGTCGCGTCGCTGCAGCGCTGGTTCGGCGGAACGTTGGGCAGCCAGGCCGCGCGCTACATCAGCGAGCTCAACGTCGTGGACCAGTACACCGTGGAGATGGTGCTCACCGAGCCATACCCCTTCATCATCTACCAGCTCACCGTGCCCCAGACCAGCGGGGCGTACATCTACCCTCGCTCACAGATCGAGGCGGTGGGCGACGGGACCATCGACACGCCGATCGCCACCGGACCCTACTACGTGGCCGACGTCCGAGAAGGCGACTACGTGCGCTTGGTGCGCTTCGACGACTACGTAGGACGCGTCGAGCCCCCCTCCGGTTTCGCGGGTGGCAGAGTCGCGTACCTAGACGAGATCATCATCCAGACGGTCCCCGACGCCATCGTTCGCATGGCCGGTGTCGAGACGGGGCAGTTCGACAAGGCGCACAACGCCACCAACGACATGTACTCGCTGTACGCCAACCGTCCTGACATCAGGCCCCGTATCGCGATGGGCAGCTTCGCCACCGCGCAGTTCAACAAACGCCAAGGTCCGATGACTGACCAGCGGCTACGCCTGGCGTTCAACTACGCGATCGACGTGCGCCAGATCGTGGCGGCTGCCGGACCGCCCGAGTTCACCGAGGCCAACTCCTCGTTGGCGCCGCGGGACGATCCTTGGTACACCCCCGTGGGCGAGGAGGTATACCTCGGCTACGACCCCGAGTACGCGAGGGCCCTGCTGGCCGAGGCCGGATACAACGGCGAGCCGATCAGATGGTTGGTCGACCCGTCCGTGGCGTCCTACTACACCTCGGCCCAGGTAGCCGTGCCGATGCTCGAAGCGGTCGGCTTCAACATCCAGTTGGTGCCGATGGATGCGGCCACGCTCCGCACCATGCGCAACGACGAGACGGCGTACGAGGTCTACGCCCAGGGGCTCGGGTGGCGTGCCGACCCTGCGGCGCTGACCAACCTCTCAGACAGCAATCCGGGCTGGTGGGTCACCGAAGAGAAGACCCGCATCCTGGAGGCGATGAGGCTCGAGCAGGACTTCGATAAGCGCTACGCCCTCTGGGAGGAGTTGCACGCGCACATGTATGACTACATGCCTGCAGTGAAGTTCGAGACCTTCGGATCGCTGAGCCTGGAGCGCGCTGCCTACAGTGGGGCCTTCCAGGCCTGGGCCTACGTCGACTTCATCAACACCTGGCTGAACGACTGA
- a CDS encoding ABC transporter permease, translated as MSVYLLRRLVALLPVLAVVGLVGFSLVHLAPGDPAATLVGDDASEEVLQQMRERLGLDRPLGTQFFTWVGNAITGNLGTSLYTGRQVLPSIVSRLEPTLMLTAMSLVVALLNGVVAGAASAIYRNTVLDQAVLVVSLFAAAMPSFWLGINLILLFSVTLRLFPVAGYVPLSQGLLGTVHSLMLPALALGLSQAAIITRMTRTTMLEVLGLDFVRTAKAKGLRQRSVIFRHALRNALVSIVTVVGVAVTVLLSGSIVVESVFGLPGLGRMMIEAVQRRDYPVIQGMLVFVAGVNVIVNLVVDILYVFIDPRIEYV; from the coding sequence ATGAGCGTGTACTTGCTACGTCGCCTCGTGGCGCTGCTACCGGTCCTTGCCGTGGTCGGCCTCGTCGGGTTCAGCCTCGTGCATCTCGCGCCGGGCGACCCAGCTGCGACTCTTGTCGGCGACGACGCGTCCGAAGAGGTCCTGCAGCAGATGCGCGAGCGTCTCGGCCTCGACCGGCCGCTGGGAACCCAGTTCTTCACGTGGGTGGGTAACGCCATCACGGGCAACCTGGGAACCTCGCTATACACCGGACGTCAGGTCCTGCCGAGCATCGTCTCGCGGCTCGAGCCTACGCTGATGCTCACCGCCATGAGCCTCGTGGTCGCCCTCCTCAATGGTGTGGTCGCGGGCGCCGCCAGCGCCATCTATCGCAACACCGTGCTCGACCAGGCCGTTCTCGTGGTCTCGCTGTTCGCGGCCGCGATGCCTAGCTTCTGGCTCGGCATCAACCTGATCCTGCTCTTCTCGGTGACCCTGAGGCTCTTCCCTGTCGCGGGGTACGTCCCACTCTCACAAGGACTGCTCGGAACCGTCCACTCCCTGATGCTGCCGGCCCTCGCGCTCGGCTTGAGCCAGGCCGCGATCATCACTCGCATGACCCGCACGACCATGCTCGAGGTGCTCGGGCTCGACTTCGTGCGCACCGCCAAGGCCAAAGGGCTCAGACAGCGGTCGGTGATCTTCCGCCACGCTCTGCGCAACGCCCTGGTCTCGATCGTCACCGTCGTCGGCGTGGCGGTCACCGTACTGCTCAGCGGCTCCATCGTGGTCGAGAGCGTGTTCGGCCTTCCCGGCCTCGGACGCATGATGATCGAGGCCGTGCAGAGGCGCGACTACCCCGTCATCCAAGGGATGCTCGTCTTCGTGGCCGGGGTCAACGTGATCGTGAACCTGGTCGTCGACATCCTCTACGTGTTCATCGATCCACGTATCGAGTACGTGTAG
- a CDS encoding M20 family metallopeptidase encodes MSRILSYFQERKGALIDGLRQMVEIESPTLEPQRVNAMGEHVKERLRSLGASVEVDTQTERGHNVIGRFGDPAMGDPVLMIGHTDTVWKVGTLEERPFRVDGNRAFGPGAADMKSGLIIMLAVLEAINDLQLPLPKPLTLIFNSDEEMQSLYSRELIEKEARKSFCSLAFEGTRDLNAFTTSRKASGRFTVRAKGKSAHAASGLREGVNAIEELAHQVTKVQGLTDFGTGTTINVGTIAGGDRPNIIPDWAEMVLSVRAVTTGEMGRIEQVLRSLEPHLAGAEISVSGGFHRPPLEETEASKRLLGRLREVASEFGIDARGELGGGAGDANLTSAVGCPSIDSMGAVGFGAHSVDEHILIDELPARAAVATRFITSL; translated from the coding sequence ATGAGCAGGATCCTGAGCTACTTCCAGGAGCGCAAGGGCGCTCTCATCGACGGTCTGCGGCAGATGGTCGAGATCGAGTCGCCGACCCTCGAGCCGCAGCGCGTGAACGCCATGGGAGAGCATGTCAAGGAGAGGCTGCGCTCACTGGGGGCCAGCGTGGAGGTCGACACGCAGACCGAACGCGGTCACAACGTGATAGGCAGGTTCGGGGACCCGGCCATGGGCGATCCGGTCCTGATGATCGGGCATACGGACACGGTATGGAAGGTGGGGACCCTCGAGGAGCGCCCGTTCCGTGTGGACGGCAACCGCGCCTTCGGGCCCGGAGCCGCAGACATGAAGTCGGGCTTGATCATCATGCTCGCCGTCCTGGAGGCCATCAACGACCTCCAGCTTCCGCTGCCCAAGCCCCTGACCCTGATCTTCAACTCCGACGAGGAGATGCAGAGCCTCTACTCGCGCGAGCTGATCGAGAAGGAGGCCCGCAAGAGCTTCTGCTCGCTGGCCTTCGAAGGTACCCGCGACCTTAACGCCTTCACCACCAGCCGTAAGGCGTCGGGCCGCTTCACGGTGCGGGCGAAGGGTAAGTCTGCGCATGCGGCCAGCGGTCTGAGGGAGGGTGTCAACGCCATAGAGGAGCTGGCCCACCAGGTCACCAAGGTTCAGGGATTGACGGATTTCGGCACCGGAACCACCATCAACGTCGGCACTATCGCGGGGGGTGACAGGCCGAACATCATCCCGGACTGGGCCGAGATGGTGCTCAGTGTGCGTGCGGTCACCACCGGGGAGATGGGACGCATCGAGCAGGTTCTCAGGAGCCTCGAACCGCACTTGGCAGGTGCCGAGATCTCGGTCTCGGGCGGCTTCCATCGCCCACCTCTCGAGGAGACGGAGGCCAGTAAGCGGTTGCTCGGGCGGCTGCGCGAGGTGGCCTCCGAGTTTGGCATCGATGCTAGAGGTGAGCTAGGTGGAGGCGCCGGCGATGCGAACCTCACGTCTGCAGTCGGTTGCCCTTCGATCGACAGCATGGGCGCGGTCGGGTTCGGCGCGCACAGCGTGGACGAGCACATCCTCATCGACGAGCTACCGGCTCGAGCGGCGGTCGCAACGCGGTTCATCACGTCCTTGTGA